A single genomic interval of Chryseobacterium paludis harbors:
- the kdpB gene encoding potassium-transporting ATPase subunit KdpB, whose protein sequence is MKNQSQTLFQKDLVNEAIKQSFVKLNPKIMFKNPVMFLVEIGTIIMFIVSLFSLTGDKTQGSFSYNFLVFIILFFTVLFANFAEAIAEARGKAQADTLRKTREETPAKLIIDNKPGFQVETTLKMSAEMKLGDIFFCEAGDQIPMDGEIIEGLATIDESAITGESAPVIREAGGDKSSVTGGTKVLSDRIKVKVTTKPGESFLDKMIALVEGASRQKTPNEIALTILLAGFTLTFIIVTLTLKPFADYAQTPITIAAFISLFVCLIPTTIGGLLSAIGIAGMDRALRANVITKSGKAVETAGDIDVLLLDKTGTITIGNRKATQFHPANNIKLEEFIKASALSSVADETPEGKSIIELSELKPQDLLVPSPTYIEFTAETRTSGIDFEDTRIRKGAYDTIKKLTEKAGNIFPQETQDATTKISENGGTPLVVSVNEVVWGVIELQDIIKTGIQERFQRLRKMGVKTVMVTGDNPLTAKFIAEKAGVDDFIAEAKPEDKMNYIKKEQQSGKLVAMMGDGTNDAPALAQADVGVAMNSGTQAAKEAGNMVDLDNDPTKLIEIVEIGKQLLMTRGTLTTFSIANDVAKYFAIIPALFITFIPALQKLNIMNLHSPESAILSAIIFNAIIIPILIPLALKGVAYKPIGASALLRRNLLIYGVGGIIAPFIGIKVIDLFISLFF, encoded by the coding sequence ATGAAAAATCAATCACAAACATTGTTTCAAAAAGATTTGGTAAACGAAGCTATCAAACAGTCTTTCGTAAAACTGAATCCGAAAATTATGTTTAAAAATCCCGTCATGTTCCTGGTCGAGATCGGAACAATCATTATGTTTATTGTGAGCTTATTCAGCTTAACGGGAGACAAAACACAGGGAAGTTTTTCCTATAATTTCTTAGTATTCATTATTTTATTTTTCACGGTCTTATTCGCCAATTTTGCTGAAGCTATTGCTGAGGCAAGAGGTAAAGCACAGGCAGACACCCTTAGAAAAACCCGTGAAGAAACTCCTGCTAAGCTGATCATTGATAATAAGCCGGGATTTCAGGTGGAAACTACATTAAAAATGTCTGCCGAAATGAAGCTTGGTGATATTTTCTTTTGTGAAGCGGGTGATCAGATCCCTATGGATGGAGAGATCATCGAAGGTTTAGCGACCATAGATGAATCTGCAATTACTGGAGAAAGTGCACCGGTCATTCGTGAAGCTGGCGGAGATAAAAGTTCTGTAACCGGAGGTACAAAAGTACTTTCAGATCGTATTAAAGTGAAAGTAACCACAAAACCTGGAGAATCTTTTCTTGATAAAATGATTGCCCTTGTTGAAGGTGCTTCACGACAAAAAACACCTAACGAAATCGCATTAACTATACTTTTAGCAGGGTTTACCCTTACATTTATAATTGTTACCCTTACTTTAAAACCTTTTGCAGACTACGCGCAGACACCGATTACCATTGCGGCATTTATATCACTTTTCGTTTGTCTGATACCCACAACGATCGGAGGTCTGCTTTCTGCAATTGGAATTGCCGGGATGGACAGAGCCTTAAGAGCAAATGTTATTACCAAAAGTGGTAAGGCAGTAGAAACAGCGGGAGACATTGATGTTTTACTTCTTGATAAAACAGGAACGATTACCATCGGTAACCGTAAAGCAACACAATTTCACCCAGCTAACAACATTAAACTGGAAGAGTTTATTAAAGCTTCAGCACTAAGTTCAGTAGCTGATGAGACTCCGGAAGGAAAATCAATTATTGAATTAAGTGAATTAAAACCTCAGGATTTATTGGTTCCCAGCCCTACTTATATCGAATTTACCGCTGAAACAAGAACTTCAGGAATTGATTTCGAAGATACAAGAATCAGAAAAGGAGCTTATGACACCATTAAAAAACTGACTGAAAAAGCGGGAAACATCTTTCCTCAGGAAACTCAGGATGCCACCACAAAAATTTCTGAAAACGGAGGAACTCCATTGGTTGTTTCTGTAAATGAAGTGGTTTGGGGAGTGATTGAGCTTCAGGATATTATTAAAACCGGAATTCAGGAACGTTTTCAGCGTTTGAGAAAAATGGGTGTTAAAACGGTGATGGTGACCGGAGACAATCCTTTAACAGCCAAATTTATCGCAGAAAAAGCTGGTGTTGATGATTTCATAGCTGAAGCTAAACCTGAAGATAAAATGAATTATATCAAAAAAGAACAACAGTCCGGAAAACTTGTGGCGATGATGGGAGACGGAACAAATGATGCACCCGCTCTTGCTCAGGCTGATGTAGGTGTAGCAATGAACAGTGGAACACAGGCTGCAAAAGAAGCCGGGAACATGGTCGATCTTGATAATGACCCTACAAAACTAATTGAGATTGTAGAAATAGGAAAACAGTTATTAATGACACGTGGAACCTTAACCACTTTTAGTATTGCCAATGACGTTGCTAAGTATTTTGCCATTATTCCGGCACTGTTTATCACCTTCATTCCAGCTCTTCAGAAGTTAAACATTATGAACCTCCACAGCCCTGAATCAGCAATTTTATCGGCGATTATTTTCAACGCGATTATTATCCCGATCCTGATTCCATTGGCTTTAAAAGGGGTCGCTTATAAACCGATCGGTGCAAGTGCCTTGTTAAGAAGAAATCTCTTGATCTATGGTGTTGGGGGGATCATCGCTCCATTTATCGGGATAAAAGTTATCGACCTATTCATCAGTTTATTCTTTTAA
- a CDS encoding K(+)-transporting ATPase subunit C — MKNYILSALKLTFVMLILVGVYLIFVYAGSKVLPTQGNAEIINHNGQKFYANIGQDFKSPKYFHGRPSAVDYNAAGSAGSNKGPSNAEYLETVQKRIDTLKMQNPEMTDTKVPVELVTASGSGLDPDISDEGALYQVKRIAKERNLPEAKIESLVKTNTEKPLIGLFGPSKVNVLKLNIALDQLK, encoded by the coding sequence ATGAAAAATTATATTTTATCAGCATTGAAACTGACTTTTGTAATGCTGATTCTTGTAGGGGTTTATTTGATCTTTGTTTATGCAGGCTCAAAAGTATTACCTACTCAAGGAAATGCAGAAATCATCAATCATAATGGACAAAAGTTTTACGCTAATATCGGACAGGATTTTAAGTCTCCAAAATATTTTCACGGTCGTCCATCCGCAGTTGATTATAATGCAGCGGGAAGCGCAGGAAGTAACAAAGGACCAAGCAATGCAGAGTATCTTGAAACGGTACAAAAAAGAATTGACACTCTAAAAATGCAGAATCCGGAAATGACTGATACAAAAGTTCCTGTAGAATTGGTTACAGCAAGCGGAAGTGGATTAGATCCTGACATTTCTGATGAAGGAGCCCTTTATCAGGTAAAAAGAATAGCAAAAGAAAGAAATCTTCCGGAAGCTAAAATTGAAAGTCTTGTGAAAACAAATACTGAAAAACCTCTTATAGGACTTTTCGGACCTTCAAAGGTGAACGTATTAAAACTCAATATCGCTTTAGATCAATTAAAATAA
- a CDS encoding outer membrane beta-barrel protein has translation MKSKTFQAAFFLGLTALSQINAQEIKKDSVLGKPKDSLITKTESRIPFDGYDLTWINGQNRQTDFPLTLKDKDGETILTGVTYVDAYYNYDFNRPKDNTHTISSAIGRSNEVTINMASIGLETNYKNIIGRLWLQYGQMGSIVQDLDGTVNHGKNTSGGNLKNIREASAGYHFDVMHGLNVEAGIFMSYIGLESYVLGENWNYQRSLVCDFTPFYFQGARIQAFPSKKFKTEIWVLNGWQTYNSWNTGLGLGVSNYYRPNENLQLVANFYLNGKDTRNNPGVRRFHHDHSIVARYYKNKESKGLSQAAFSINNHYGFQSGGGIKAKDNYMIGTSVANRLWFHNNKIALTLRADAVSNPGAYLAFTPSPVAQNDFNDAIASGEKLKMFQGTATVDIMPNQFVTFRLEYGFRKSNIPYFAGRDGTTSPDGWIDTPIESWRPDLRKSDSRFTLAVMFRL, from the coding sequence ATGAAATCAAAAACTTTTCAAGCAGCATTTTTCTTAGGACTTACTGCTTTAAGCCAAATCAATGCCCAAGAAATTAAAAAAGATTCAGTTTTAGGCAAACCTAAAGATTCCTTAATCACAAAAACTGAATCCAGAATTCCTTTTGACGGATATGATCTTACGTGGATCAATGGTCAAAATCGTCAGACAGACTTTCCTTTAACCCTAAAAGACAAAGATGGAGAAACTATACTTACTGGTGTAACGTATGTAGATGCTTATTACAATTATGATTTTAACCGTCCAAAGGATAATACCCATACTATTTCTTCAGCCATAGGACGTTCTAATGAAGTAACCATTAATATGGCAAGTATTGGATTAGAAACCAATTATAAGAACATAATTGGGCGTTTATGGTTGCAATATGGACAGATGGGTTCTATTGTTCAGGACCTCGATGGTACTGTGAATCACGGTAAAAATACAAGCGGAGGCAACTTAAAAAACATTCGTGAAGCTTCTGCAGGGTATCATTTCGATGTGATGCATGGTTTGAATGTAGAAGCCGGTATTTTCATGAGTTATATTGGGTTGGAAAGTTACGTTTTAGGAGAAAACTGGAATTACCAGAGAAGTTTGGTGTGTGATTTTACTCCTTTCTACTTCCAGGGAGCAAGAATTCAGGCTTTTCCTTCAAAAAAATTCAAAACCGAGATTTGGGTTCTCAATGGATGGCAGACTTATAATTCATGGAATACAGGTCTTGGATTAGGAGTTTCCAATTATTACCGTCCTAATGAAAATTTACAATTGGTAGCCAATTTTTACCTTAATGGAAAAGATACCAGAAACAATCCCGGAGTTCGCCGATTCCACCATGATCACAGTATTGTAGCCAGATATTACAAAAACAAAGAAAGTAAGGGATTATCTCAGGCAGCATTCAGTATCAATAACCATTATGGATTTCAAAGTGGTGGTGGTATAAAAGCTAAGGACAACTATATGATCGGTACTTCTGTTGCAAACAGACTTTGGTTCCACAACAATAAAATTGCTTTAACCCTAAGAGCGGATGCGGTTTCAAATCCGGGTGCTTATTTAGCATTTACGCCTTCTCCTGTTGCTCAGAATGATTTTAATGATGCCATTGCTTCTGGAGAAAAGCTTAAAATGTTTCAGGGAACAGCAACCGTGGATATTATGCCTAATCAGTTTGTAACATTCAGATTGGAATATGGATTCAGAAAAAGCAACATCCCTTATTTTGCAGGAAGAGATGGAACAACCAGTCCGGACGGATGGATAGACACTCCTATAGAGTCCTGGAGACCTGATCTTAGAAAATCTGACAGCAGGTTTACATTAGCCGTAATGTTCAGATTGTAA
- a CDS encoding porin: MKKYIVVGILLGIFFPKAQTSDSTKLSPKIKFSAYAELFYTYDFNEPANHLRQNFLYSYNRHNEVNLNLGLVKASYESDQLRANLSLMAGTYAQDNMAAEQDALRYVNEANIGIKISKNKNLWIDAGIMPSHIGWESAIGKDNFNLTRSLAAENSPYFETGAKISYTSDNGKWFLSGLVLNGWQRIAKPEGNQTISFGHQVTYKPNDRITLNSSSFIGNDKAKDDKRMRYFHDLHGIFQVTKQFSTILGFDIGAEQKTKGSDQYNIWYTPNVLMKYQFDDKWALAGRFEYYNDKNGVIIDTKTPNGFQTFGYSVNVDYAILKNVVFRTEARGFTSKDAIFVQNNELKQGNFFITTSLAAWF, translated from the coding sequence ATGAAAAAATATATTGTTGTTGGGATATTATTAGGAATATTTTTTCCAAAAGCTCAAACTTCGGATTCAACAAAACTAAGTCCTAAAATAAAATTCTCTGCCTATGCGGAACTCTTTTATACTTATGATTTTAATGAACCGGCTAATCATCTTCGTCAAAATTTTTTATACTCATACAATAGACATAATGAAGTAAATCTTAACTTAGGATTGGTAAAAGCGTCTTATGAAAGTGATCAGCTTCGTGCTAATCTTAGTTTAATGGCAGGAACTTATGCTCAAGATAATATGGCAGCCGAACAAGATGCTTTACGTTATGTAAATGAAGCTAATATTGGAATTAAAATTTCCAAAAATAAGAACTTATGGATCGATGCGGGAATAATGCCATCCCACATTGGTTGGGAAAGTGCGATAGGAAAAGACAACTTCAATCTGACAAGGAGTCTGGCAGCAGAAAATTCTCCTTATTTTGAAACGGGTGCCAAAATTTCCTACACCTCAGATAACGGAAAATGGTTTTTAAGTGGATTGGTATTGAACGGATGGCAGCGTATTGCAAAACCTGAAGGTAATCAGACCATTTCTTTCGGGCATCAGGTAACCTACAAACCCAATGATAGAATTACATTAAACAGCAGTTCATTCATAGGAAATGATAAGGCAAAAGATGATAAAAGAATGCGTTATTTCCATGATTTACATGGAATTTTCCAGGTGACAAAACAGTTTTCTACGATCTTAGGTTTTGACATTGGAGCGGAACAAAAAACAAAAGGAAGCGATCAGTACAACATCTGGTATACTCCGAATGTTCTGATGAAGTATCAGTTCGATGATAAATGGGCATTGGCAGGAAGATTTGAATATTATAATGATAAAAATGGAGTAATCATCGACACAAAAACTCCAAACGGCTTTCAGACCTTCGGATATTCTGTGAATGTAGATTATGCCATTTTGAAGAATGTCGTATTTCGTACAGAAGCCAGAGGCTTTACTTCAAAAGATGCGATCTTTGTACAAAATAATGAGTTGAAACAGGGGAATTTTTTCATTACAACAAGTCTTGCAGCTTGGTTTTAA
- a CDS encoding sensor protein KdpD — protein MSSAEQFLELIQKSKKGKFKIYIGMSAGVGKTFRMLQEAHALLRNGIDVKIGYIETHGREETVALVDGIPEIARRSVFYKGKNLEEMDLQSIINEHPEVVLVDELAHTNVEGSKNKKRWQDVLEILDNGINVISAMNIQHIESLNEEVKKITGVEVSERVPDKILALADEVVNIDLTADELLTRLKEGKIYKKDKIQTALNNFFQSGHILQLRELSLKEVATHVERKVETEIKTENFKPIKFLACISSNEKIAKNIIRKTARLASYYNSPWTVLYVQKPSENPEKIALNKQRYLINNFNLAQEMGAKVIRIKESSVHKGILDYVIQHNITTVCIGKPHSHFWQRLSGYSWIYTLMNRLNERQIDIIILS, from the coding sequence ATGTCATCAGCAGAACAATTTTTAGAACTGATCCAAAAATCCAAAAAAGGAAAATTCAAGATCTATATTGGAATGAGCGCCGGTGTGGGAAAAACCTTTCGTATGCTTCAGGAAGCTCATGCTCTCTTACGAAATGGTATCGATGTAAAAATAGGTTATATTGAAACCCACGGTCGGGAGGAAACAGTCGCGTTAGTTGATGGCATTCCAGAAATAGCAAGGAGATCCGTATTTTATAAAGGGAAAAATCTCGAAGAGATGGATCTGCAATCCATTATCAATGAACATCCTGAAGTAGTTCTTGTAGATGAACTGGCACATACCAATGTGGAAGGTTCAAAAAACAAAAAAAGATGGCAGGATGTTCTTGAGATTCTGGATAATGGAATCAATGTGATCAGCGCAATGAATATTCAGCATATTGAAAGTCTGAATGAAGAGGTCAAAAAAATTACTGGTGTAGAGGTTTCAGAGCGTGTTCCGGATAAAATCCTTGCCCTTGCTGATGAGGTTGTAAATATAGATTTAACAGCTGATGAACTTTTAACAAGATTAAAAGAAGGAAAGATCTATAAAAAAGATAAAATTCAGACGGCATTAAATAACTTTTTCCAAAGCGGACATATTCTACAACTTCGGGAGCTTTCATTAAAAGAAGTAGCTACACACGTTGAGAGAAAGGTTGAAACTGAAATCAAAACTGAAAACTTTAAGCCTATTAAGTTTCTCGCCTGTATCAGTAGTAATGAAAAAATTGCCAAAAATATTATCCGGAAAACAGCTCGTCTGGCCAGCTATTATAACAGTCCATGGACTGTTTTATACGTTCAGAAACCTTCTGAAAATCCAGAAAAAATAGCCTTAAATAAGCAACGATATTTAATTAATAATTTTAATTTAGCACAAGAAATGGGTGCTAAAGTAATCCGGATAAAGGAAAGCAGCGTTCATAAAGGAATTTTGGACTATGTGATTCAGCATAATATCACAACAGTCTGTATTGGAAAACCCCATTCTCATTTCTGGCAAAGACTTTCAGGTTACAGTTGGATCTACACATTAATGAACCGATTGAACGAACGACAGATAGACATTATCATTTTATCTTAA
- a CDS encoding ATP-binding protein produces the protein MKLKTKLTLGVGLLFLLIVLLSVIGSVYINKLKSDTEKILTANYNSLEYSKNMLIALDRMSTDSVVSVRDFEKNNALQENNLSEIGEKEITQNLKIHFGSYLKQPDFKKEKLIREDLVKIMSLNMKGIERKSDTAIITAERATFWIVSLGTVSFLIAFILLFNLPQTIAEPINQLTFSIKQIANKNYNERVHFKGSEEFSDLANSFNIMAEKLQEYESSTLSTQLMDKKRIETLVNNMHDAVIGLDENNFIYMINDEALNITNLRKEEIIGKTAHEVAVNNDLVRELLKNMDHPVKDPIKIVTDNKENYFEQEIVPINIAKTGEKEKKYIGKVILLRNITPFKELDFAKTNFIATISHELKTPIAAIKMGVQLLGNQKFGELNGQQQELLKSINDDGQRLLDITGELLNLSQVETGNIRLNIKSCSPKEIVLTAIKNVEKLAEQKHIAITTNFLLGDDDFVSADFDKTVWVMNNFLSNAIKHSFQDENIQILVEKSEAVIQFSITDTGSGIDEKYHRQIFDRYFQVPGEHQNGTGLGLAISKNFIEKQHGEIGVKSSPNQGSTFYFELPLA, from the coding sequence ATGAAACTTAAAACTAAACTCACACTAGGCGTAGGTCTTTTATTTTTGCTGATCGTTTTACTATCAGTGATAGGCTCTGTATACATCAATAAATTAAAATCGGATACAGAGAAAATTCTTACTGCAAATTACAACAGCTTAGAATATTCTAAAAATATGCTGATCGCCTTAGACAGGATGAGTACAGACAGCGTTGTTTCCGTAAGGGATTTTGAAAAAAATAATGCTTTACAGGAAAATAATCTTTCAGAAATTGGTGAAAAAGAAATCACTCAGAATCTTAAGATCCATTTTGGCAGCTATTTGAAGCAACCAGATTTTAAAAAAGAAAAGCTCATTCGTGAAGATTTAGTAAAGATCATGTCTTTAAATATGAAAGGGATTGAACGAAAAAGTGATACCGCAATAATCACTGCTGAACGTGCCACATTCTGGATTGTAAGTTTAGGAACGGTTAGTTTTCTGATCGCTTTTATTCTCTTATTTAATTTACCACAAACCATTGCGGAACCAATTAATCAGCTCACCTTTAGTATTAAACAGATCGCCAATAAAAATTATAATGAAAGAGTTCATTTTAAAGGAAGCGAAGAGTTTAGTGACCTTGCGAATTCTTTCAACATCATGGCTGAGAAATTACAGGAATATGAAAGTAGTACGCTTTCTACGCAGCTGATGGATAAAAAACGTATTGAAACACTTGTCAACAATATGCACGATGCCGTTATTGGTCTTGATGAAAATAATTTCATCTACATGATCAATGACGAAGCTTTGAATATCACCAATCTTCGCAAGGAAGAAATTATTGGAAAAACAGCGCATGAAGTTGCTGTAAACAATGATCTGGTCAGGGAGCTTCTTAAAAATATGGATCATCCGGTAAAAGATCCGATCAAAATTGTTACGGATAATAAAGAAAACTACTTTGAACAGGAAATAGTTCCCATTAATATTGCAAAAACGGGTGAAAAAGAGAAAAAATATATTGGAAAAGTAATCTTGCTACGAAATATTACTCCTTTTAAGGAACTTGATTTTGCAAAGACCAATTTTATAGCTACTATTTCTCATGAGCTTAAAACACCAATTGCGGCAATAAAAATGGGTGTTCAGCTTTTAGGAAATCAAAAATTTGGTGAACTGAACGGTCAACAGCAAGAGCTTCTTAAAAGCATCAATGATGATGGCCAGCGTTTATTAGATATCACAGGGGAACTTCTCAACCTATCACAAGTTGAAACTGGAAATATCCGCCTGAATATTAAGAGTTGCTCTCCCAAAGAGATCGTTCTTACTGCCATTAAAAATGTTGAAAAACTAGCTGAGCAAAAACATATTGCTATTACCACAAACTTTCTTTTAGGTGATGATGATTTTGTTTCTGCAGATTTTGATAAAACGGTTTGGGTAATGAATAATTTCCTGAGCAATGCTATTAAGCATTCTTTTCAAGATGAGAATATTCAGATTTTGGTTGAAAAATCAGAAGCAGTCATTCAGTTCAGTATAACAGATACCGGAAGTGGAATTGATGAAAAATACCATCGTCAGATTTTTGACCGCTATTTTCAGGTTCCCGGTGAGCACCAAAATGGAACAGGTCTGGGATTAGCTATTTCAAAAAACTTTATTGAAAAACAGCACGGTGAAATCGGAGTAAAAAGCTCTCCGAATCAGGGAAGTACTTTTTATTTTGAATTGCCTTTAGCTTAA
- a CDS encoding S41 family peptidase translates to MKKILLFALLSFIFTHKVYAQETPASYVEKAIQIMEQNSVNKKSIDWATIKKDALKTVQEKKEIKETYPIIRDILEKLGDHHSKLYEPEVVADYLKRHQDVGLPFPYPKDSLIDKKIAYISVPAIANFNQEDWNEYVHSFYDKVKNLDKSNPTIWIIDLRNNEGGMFSPMLKAIYPFLDAEKVVGSIDNSEGASFYSYKNSDIYFGKQKIASIPIPDITLKNKNKPIYILTNKRTASSGEFVVASFVGQKNVKIVGCNTMGLTSDNSEFKLPDNAFLVLTTGTLINRQKYAYKEVGKGIAADIEVKSDQLSDYIDRIKKL, encoded by the coding sequence ATGAAAAAAATTCTATTATTTGCTTTGTTGAGCTTCATTTTCACCCACAAGGTTTACGCTCAAGAAACTCCTGCCTCCTATGTTGAAAAAGCCATTCAGATTATGGAGCAAAATTCCGTTAATAAAAAAAGCATCGATTGGGCAACGATCAAAAAAGATGCTTTGAAGACTGTTCAGGAGAAAAAGGAAATTAAGGAAACCTATCCTATCATCAGAGATATTTTAGAAAAATTAGGTGATCACCATTCAAAATTATACGAACCAGAAGTTGTTGCCGACTATTTAAAAAGACATCAAGATGTAGGACTGCCATTTCCATATCCTAAGGATAGTCTAATTGACAAGAAAATAGCTTATATCTCCGTTCCTGCTATTGCTAACTTCAACCAGGAAGATTGGAATGAGTATGTACATTCGTTTTATGATAAGGTGAAAAATTTAGATAAAAGCAACCCAACGATATGGATAATAGATCTTAGAAATAATGAAGGAGGCATGTTTTCACCCATGTTAAAAGCAATTTATCCATTTTTAGATGCTGAAAAGGTAGTTGGTTCCATTGATAATTCTGAAGGAGCCAGTTTTTATTCTTATAAAAATTCAGATATCTACTTTGGAAAGCAAAAAATAGCAAGTATTCCAATTCCAGATATCACATTAAAAAATAAAAACAAACCTATTTACATTTTAACAAATAAAAGAACGGCAAGTTCAGGGGAATTTGTTGTGGCAAGCTTTGTCGGACAAAAAAATGTAAAAATAGTGGGATGTAATACAATGGGATTGACCTCTGACAACTCCGAATTTAAATTGCCTGACAATGCTTTTCTGGTTCTTACTACTGGAACTCTCATCAACAGACAAAAATACGCATATAAAGAAGTTGGAAAGGGGATTGCAGCTGATATTGAAGTGAAAAGTGATCAATTGAGTGATTATATCGATAGAATTAAAAAATTATAA
- a CDS encoding helix-turn-helix domain-containing protein, translating into MNDLMYTSSAPPVSLKDFVESFWMLDNPSENKEVVLLPDGRIDIIFSQSPTEPFHIVLLGIGSHPEEIVIAEKTKTFAISFNLLATEYILHESVSDLLNYAKNLPIDFWEFSANDISDFDQFCIKASKKIEGELSNQKIDERKRKLFDLIYSSNGAIPIKELSEKVIWSERQINRYFNQQYGISLKAYCGILRFRASFKHIKEGKLFPEQNFSDQSHFIKEIKRLSGFLPKELSQNKNDRFIQFSVLPKK; encoded by the coding sequence ATGAATGATCTGATGTATACATCCTCTGCTCCACCCGTTTCTCTTAAAGACTTTGTTGAGAGTTTCTGGATGCTGGATAATCCATCGGAAAATAAAGAAGTCGTTCTTTTACCCGATGGAAGGATAGATATCATATTTTCACAGTCCCCAACAGAGCCTTTTCATATTGTTCTTTTAGGAATCGGAAGCCACCCGGAAGAAATAGTTATTGCTGAAAAAACCAAAACCTTTGCTATAAGCTTTAATCTACTGGCTACGGAATATATCCTTCATGAGAGTGTATCCGATCTTCTGAACTATGCGAAAAATCTACCTATCGATTTTTGGGAATTCAGTGCGAATGACATATCGGATTTTGACCAATTCTGTATAAAAGCATCCAAGAAAATAGAAGGTGAACTTTCGAATCAAAAAATTGATGAACGGAAACGAAAACTTTTTGATCTTATCTATTCCTCGAATGGTGCCATCCCGATCAAAGAACTGTCAGAAAAGGTGATATGGAGCGAACGACAGATCAACCGGTATTTTAATCAGCAATATGGTATTTCCTTAAAGGCTTATTGTGGAATTCTACGCTTCAGAGCTTCCTTTAAACATATTAAAGAAGGAAAACTATTTCCCGAACAAAACTTTAGTGACCAGTCTCACTTTATTAAGGAAATCAAAAGACTTTCAGGATTTCTACCCAAAGAACTCAGTCAAAACAAAAACGACCGATTTATACAATTTTCCGTCCTTCCCAAGAAGTAA
- a CDS encoding FAD-dependent oxidoreductase: MMITQNKKIAIIGGGPGGLTLAKLLQLKNVQVHVYERDKHKDVRVQGATLDLHEESGLEALRRAGLMDAFKANYRPDAGKLKILDKDLNQYLNEHDSGSFHDEDRPEIDRAPLRKILLETLEPETVIWDSQFVSMEKQEGGWILHFKNGKSYYADIVIAADGANSKIRSYITDVQAIYSGVTIIEGNIYNAQMNVPKLWELVDGGKIFAMDEEKTLLFSTKADGTLTFYTGCKVNETWAQESGIDFSNKEQIFEWFKKEYETWNDIWQELFETNDSSFVVRPQYHYPLDQTWETLPNLTMLGDAAHRMPPYAGEGVNMAMQDAYELAECLTDGKSEDVQTALSCYEKQMQKRASEITKITLDNTVLMHSPKAIENLMKMFSGE; the protein is encoded by the coding sequence ATGATGATTACACAAAATAAAAAAATAGCCATTATTGGCGGTGGTCCGGGAGGACTTACTTTAGCAAAGCTTTTACAACTTAAAAATGTTCAGGTTCATGTCTATGAGCGTGATAAACATAAAGATGTCCGTGTACAGGGTGCTACTTTGGATCTGCATGAAGAATCAGGATTGGAAGCACTTCGAAGAGCAGGATTAATGGATGCCTTCAAAGCAAATTACCGACCTGATGCAGGGAAATTAAAAATTTTAGATAAAGATCTTAATCAATATCTCAATGAACATGATTCAGGGAGCTTTCATGATGAAGATCGTCCGGAGATCGACAGAGCACCCCTTAGAAAAATTCTATTGGAAACATTGGAACCAGAAACGGTGATTTGGGATAGTCAGTTTGTTTCTATGGAAAAACAGGAAGGTGGTTGGATTTTACATTTCAAAAACGGTAAATCCTACTATGCAGACATCGTTATTGCTGCAGATGGAGCTAATTCAAAAATACGTTCTTACATCACAGATGTTCAGGCAATATATTCTGGTGTCACAATTATTGAAGGTAATATTTATAATGCACAAATGAATGTTCCAAAGCTTTGGGAACTTGTTGATGGAGGAAAAATTTTTGCCATGGATGAGGAAAAGACTTTATTATTCAGCACCAAAGCAGATGGTACACTGACCTTTTATACCGGATGTAAGGTGAATGAAACCTGGGCACAGGAATCCGGAATTGATTTCAGCAATAAAGAACAGATCTTTGAATGGTTTAAAAAAGAATATGAAACATGGAATGATATCTGGCAGGAATTATTTGAGACCAATGATTCTTCATTTGTGGTACGTCCTCAATATCATTATCCTCTAGATCAAACCTGGGAAACACTACCAAATTTAACGATGCTTGGCGATGCTGCCCATCGGATGCCACCATATGCAGGAGAAGGGGTTAATATGGCAATGCAGGATGCCTATGAACTGGCAGAATGCTTAACAGACGGGAAATCTGAGGATGTTCAAACTGCTCTTTCCTGTTATGAAAAGCAGATGCAAAAAAGAGCTTCTGAGATAACTAAAATCACTTTAGACAATACTGTCTTGATGCATTCTCCTAAAGCAATTGAAAATCTGATGAAGATGTTTAGTGGTGAATAG